One window of Campylobacter concisus genomic DNA carries:
- the rplF gene encoding 50S ribosomal protein L6, whose translation MSRIGKQPIAIPSGVDVSVENNVLKFKKGNHIKELDTKGHVDVKIENGHIVFAPKGEDRQSRAYWGTYRALANNIVTGITAGFTRQLEINGVGYKAAAKGKILELSLGFSHLINYELPAGVEASVEKNVITIKGDDKQVVGQVAAQVRGFRPPEPYKGKGVKYLEERIIRKAGKTSKK comes from the coding sequence ATGTCACGTATTGGAAAACAGCCTATCGCTATCCCAAGTGGTGTAGACGTTAGCGTTGAAAATAATGTCCTAAAATTTAAAAAGGGCAATCATATAAAAGAGCTTGACACAAAAGGTCATGTTGATGTCAAGATAGAAAATGGTCATATAGTTTTTGCTCCAAAAGGCGAAGATCGCCAAAGTAGAGCTTACTGGGGAACATATAGAGCGCTTGCTAATAACATCGTAACTGGTATCACTGCGGGATTTACTCGCCAGCTTGAGATCAACGGCGTTGGTTACAAAGCAGCTGCAAAAGGTAAAATTTTAGAGCTTTCTCTTGGTTTTTCACACCTTATCAACTATGAGCTACCAGCAGGCGTTGAAGCTAGTGTTGAGAAAAACGTTATTACTATCAAAGGCGACGACAAACAAGTAGTAGGACAAGTGGCTGCTCAAGTTAGAGGATTTAGACCACCTGAGCCATATAAAGGCAAAGGCGTTAAATATCTAGAAGAACGCATCATCCGCAAAGCGGGCAAGACATCTAAGAAGTAA
- the rplN gene encoding 50S ribosomal protein L14 has protein sequence MIQSFTRLAVADNSGAKELMCIKVLGGSKRRYATLGDIIVCSVKKALPNGKIKKGQVVKAVVVRTKKEVQRDNGSLIRFDENAAVILDSKKEPVGTRIFGPVGREVRYANFMKIVSLAPEVL, from the coding sequence ATGATTCAAAGTTTTACAAGACTTGCAGTTGCTGATAATAGTGGTGCAAAAGAGTTAATGTGTATAAAAGTTCTTGGTGGTAGCAAAAGAAGATACGCTACACTTGGCGATATCATAGTTTGCTCTGTTAAAAAAGCTCTTCCAAATGGAAAGATCAAAAAAGGACAGGTTGTCAAAGCTGTTGTTGTAAGAACTAAAAAAGAGGTTCAAAGAGATAATGGTTCGCTAATCCGCTTTGACGAGAATGCGGCTGTTATACTTGATAGCAAAAAAGAGCCAGTCGGCACTCGTATTTTTGGACCAGTTGGACGTGAAGTTAGATATGCTAACTTTATGAAAATTGTTTCGCTAGCTCCGGAGGTTTTATAA
- the rpsH gene encoding 30S ribosomal protein S8, which produces MLNDLISDGLTRIRNASMRRLETAKLLHSKVVEATLSILAAKGYVESYNVIEEGNKKFINVVLKYDEYGRSVINELKRVSKPGRRVYQGKDDIKRFKNGYGTVIVSTSKGVMSGIEASKAGVGGEVLCTVW; this is translated from the coding sequence ATGTTGAACGATTTAATATCAGATGGATTAACACGCATTAGAAATGCAAGTATGAGAAGACTTGAGACTGCGAAATTGCTTCATTCTAAGGTTGTTGAGGCTACTCTTTCTATCCTTGCAGCAAAAGGCTATGTAGAGAGCTACAACGTTATCGAAGAAGGTAACAAGAAATTTATAAACGTAGTTTTAAAGTATGATGAGTACGGCAGAAGCGTTATAAACGAGCTTAAAAGGGTTTCAAAACCTGGTCGCCGCGTTTATCAAGGTAAAGACGACATTAAGCGTTTTAAAAATGGTTACGGAACAGTTATCGTTAGCACAAGCAAAGGCGTTATGAGCGGTATTGAAGCAAGTAAAGCTGGCGTTGGCGGCGAGGTTCTTTGCACGGTTTGGTAA
- the rplE gene encoding 50S ribosomal protein L5 — MSRLKDKFNETIKPALVKEFDIKNPMLIPALEKIVISVGAGDSAKDQKVLQNMADTISLIAGQKAVITDAKKSVAGFKVREGFPVGIKVTLRKEQMYAFLDKLISVALPRVKDFRGLPKNGFDGRGNYNFGLSEQLMFPEVEYDKILRTHGMNITIATTAKNDKEAFKLLELFGVPFAKGK; from the coding sequence ATGAGTAGATTAAAAGATAAATTTAACGAAACTATCAAGCCAGCTCTCGTAAAAGAATTTGACATCAAAAATCCAATGCTTATCCCTGCGCTCGAGAAGATCGTGATCAGTGTAGGTGCTGGAGACTCTGCGAAAGATCAGAAAGTGCTTCAAAATATGGCTGATACCATTTCACTTATCGCTGGACAAAAAGCAGTTATCACTGATGCTAAAAAATCAGTTGCTGGCTTTAAAGTTCGCGAAGGTTTCCCTGTTGGTATCAAAGTAACTTTGAGAAAAGAGCAAATGTATGCTTTCTTAGATAAGCTAATCAGCGTTGCTCTTCCAAGAGTTAAAGACTTCCGTGGTCTTCCAAAAAATGGCTTTGACGGACGTGGAAACTATAACTTTGGTCTTAGCGAGCAGCTAATGTTTCCAGAGGTTGAGTATGATAAAATTTTACGAACTCATGGTATGAATATTACGATTGCTACTACGGCTAAAAACGATAAAGAGGCATTCAAATTGCTAGAGCTATTTGGTGTGCCGTTTGCAAAAGGAAAGTAA
- the rplX gene encoding 50S ribosomal protein L24: MANVKFKVKKGDTVKIIAGDDKGKTGKILAVLAKKGQVIVEGCKIAKKAIKPSEKTPNGGHVNKEMPIDISNVAKVEG; the protein is encoded by the coding sequence ATGGCTAATGTAAAATTTAAAGTCAAAAAAGGCGATACCGTTAAGATCATCGCTGGTGACGATAAAGGCAAAACTGGTAAAATTTTAGCAGTTCTTGCAAAAAAAGGTCAGGTTATAGTTGAGGGATGCAAAATAGCTAAAAAAGCTATCAAACCAAGCGAAAAAACTCCAAATGGTGGTCACGTAAATAAAGAGATGCCAATTGACATATCAAATGTCGCGAAAGTTGAAGGATAA
- a CDS encoding type Z 30S ribosomal protein S14 produces the protein MAKKSMIAKAARKPKFAVRGYTRCQICGRPHSVYKDFGICRVCLRKMANEGLIPGLKKASW, from the coding sequence ATGGCAAAGAAATCAATGATAGCAAAAGCTGCACGCAAGCCAAAATTTGCGGTTCGCGGCTATACTAGATGCCAAATTTGTGGTCGTCCGCACTCTGTTTATAAAGATTTTGGAATTTGCCGTGTTTGCCTAAGAAAAATGGCTAACGAAGGCCTAATACCTGGTCTTAAAAAAGCAAGTTGGTAA
- the rplO gene encoding 50S ribosomal protein L15: protein MALEKLTPAAGSTHATKRIGRGQGSGNGKTAGKGNKGQRARKGYNEKRGFEGGQQPLQRRLPKVGFTSKFEKPYVINVEKIAAIKELAEISIATIASVHKISKSVTKIKLIGASAKALASKIKDENVSVSGTK from the coding sequence ATGGCATTAGAAAAATTAACACCTGCTGCAGGTTCAACTCATGCAACCAAAAGAATAGGTCGTGGTCAAGGTAGCGGCAATGGCAAAACTGCTGGCAAAGGTAACAAAGGTCAAAGAGCAAGAAAAGGCTACAATGAGAAAAGAGGTTTTGAGGGCGGACAGCAACCACTTCAAAGGCGTCTTCCAAAAGTAGGTTTTACTTCTAAATTTGAAAAACCTTATGTTATTAATGTCGAGAAAATCGCAGCTATAAAAGAGCTTGCTGAAATTTCAATAGCAACAATAGCTAGCGTTCATAAAATTTCAAAGAGCGTTACTAAGATAAAACTAATCGGTGCAAGTGCAAAAGCTCTTGCTTCTAAGATCAAAGACGAGAACGTTAGCGTTAGCGGAACAAAATAA
- the rpsE gene encoding 30S ribosomal protein S5, with product MEKYNREEFEEVIVDIGRVTKVVKGGRRFRFTALVVVGNRNGLVGFGYGKAKEVPDAMRKAIDDAFKNIIHVKIKGTTIPHDVEVKYNASRMLLRPASEGTGVIAGGSARPIIELAGIKDILTKSLGSNNSANVVRATIKALSLLKS from the coding sequence ATGGAAAAATATAATAGAGAAGAATTTGAAGAAGTAATCGTCGATATCGGTCGGGTTACAAAGGTTGTTAAAGGTGGCCGTAGATTTAGATTTACAGCTTTAGTTGTTGTTGGTAATAGAAATGGTCTAGTTGGCTTTGGTTATGGTAAAGCTAAAGAGGTACCAGATGCGATGAGAAAAGCGATTGACGACGCATTTAAAAATATTATCCACGTTAAGATCAAGGGCACAACTATCCCTCACGATGTAGAGGTAAAATACAACGCAAGTAGAATGCTACTTCGCCCAGCTAGCGAAGGTACTGGTGTTATCGCTGGTGGTAGTGCGCGTCCTATTATCGAGCTTGCAGGTATTAAGGATATCCTTACTAAATCACTTGGCTCAAACAACTCAGCAAATGTCGTTCGTGCTACTATAAAAGCACTTAGTTTGCTAAAAAGCTAA
- the rplR gene encoding 50S ribosomal protein L18 has product MTAKVLKRKIALRIKRKRRIRGKISGVATCPRVSIFKSNRTLYVQAIDDVTATTLAAVDGRKIGIKANKEGAVTLAKEFAKALKAKKIDVAVFDRNGYLYHGVIAAFAEALRENGIKL; this is encoded by the coding sequence ATGACAGCAAAAGTACTAAAAAGAAAAATCGCTCTTAGAATTAAGAGAAAAAGAAGAATCAGAGGTAAAATTTCTGGTGTTGCAACTTGCCCAAGAGTTTCTATTTTCAAATCAAACAGAACTCTTTATGTTCAAGCAATTGACGACGTTACAGCTACTACGCTAGCTGCAGTAGATGGTAGAAAGATAGGCATAAAAGCAAATAAAGAAGGTGCGGTCACTTTAGCTAAAGAATTTGCTAAGGCTTTAAAAGCTAAGAAGATAGATGTTGCAGTTTTTGATAGAAATGGTTATTTGTACCATGGCGTTATCGCAGCATTTGCTGAAGCTTTAAGAGAAAATGGCATCAAGCTATAA